One window of Vespa velutina chromosome 2, iVesVel2.1, whole genome shotgun sequence genomic DNA carries:
- the LOC124957978 gene encoding uncharacterized protein LOC124957978 gives MRDLENQRILKDEECFEVVRKKLHRDCMEDFSLIDYELVPIDGVNGYMGQYFKLKATVARPMTPLETKDLNFFTKIPPPITSPQYKFIQQYGTFKKEVELYTRVFPEVLNGPEQKYIPECFLGLENDVIVLEDMAYSGFIMTDKFEPFDFEHCQVLMKTLARFHAKSFIFEEQYKKNLHDEFSHCMQETLWSQKDGKSKAMFDAAVKGTVSMIEIIPNLNKDQKEVLKEKLIDLSASHMDKLSPSSKHKNVLCHGDLWANNILFKYDKDKKPIECCLIDFQLARYNPPAHDILCFFQFTTSRELRDKHCETLLKIYYDSMTEALKEATLDISMIFPWIEFISSIEDLRIMCIIHGILNTPIMLLDPGAASKYFSEEPELLENILYDDRTPLICGQFENVPKYRARMLEGLFELYDRLID, from the exons ATGCGTGATCTAGAGAATCAAAGAATCTTAAAGGACGAAGAATGTTTCGAGGTGGTAAGGAAGAAACTTCATCGAGATTGCATGGAGGATTTCTCTTTGATCGATTACGAGTTAGTACCTATAGACGGTGTCAATGGTTACATGGGTCAATATTTTAAACTGAAAGCTACGGTCGCACGTCCGATGACACCGTTGGAAACGAAGgatttgaatttctttacaaaaatACCACCGCCTATCACTAGCCcacaatataaatttattcaacaATATGGTACCTTCAAGAAAGAAGTCGAACTTTATACCAGAGTATTTCCCGAAGTTTTGAATGGTCctgaacaaaaatatataccaGAGTGTTTTTTGGGTTTGGAAAATGACGTAATTGTATTGGAAGACATGGCGTATAGTGGATTCATTATGACTGACAAATTTGAACCATTCGATTTTGAACATTGTCAGGTCTTGATGAAGACACTTGCTAGGTTCCATGCAAAGTCATTTATTTTCGAGgaacaatataaaaagaatttacacGATGAATTCTCTCATTGCATGCAAGAAACACTTTGGTCTCAAAAGGATGGTAAAAGTAAGGCCATGTTCGATGCTGCTGTTAAGGGTACCGTTTCCATGATCGAGATCATACCAAATTTGAACAAAGATCAGAAGGAagttttaaaggaaaaactcATCGATCTATCGGCAAGTCACATGGATAAATTATCACCCTCGTCTAAGCATAAGAACGTCTTGTGTCATGGCGATCTATGGGCAAATAATATACTATTTAAGTATGACAAAGATAAGAAACCAATCGAGTGTTGCCTGATAGATTTTCAATTAGCCAG gTACAATCCACCAGCGCATGatatattatgtttctttCAATTCACGACTAGCCGAGAATTACGAGATAAACATTGTGAGAccttattaaaaatctattatgATTCAATGACAGAAGCATTGAAAGAAGCAACTCTGGACATATCAATGATCTTTCCATGGATCGAGTTTATATCGTCGATTGAGGATTTACGTATTATGTGCATTATTCATGGTATCTTGAATACACCAATCATGCTCTTGGATCCTGGCGCGGCCAGCAAGTACTTCAGTGAGGAACCTGAACTTCTCGAAAATATTCTCTACGACGATAGGACACCTCTTATTTGTGGACAATTTGAGAATGTTCCGAAATATCGGGCCAGAATGCTCGAGGGTTTGTTCGAGTTATATGATCGtttgatcgattaa